GGTCGTGACACACGAGATTTCGAGCCTGCCCGCCGGCTGCGGCCATGTGGCCCTGGTCCGCGCGGGAGCTATTCTGGACGCTGGCCCCAAGGAACAATGCCTCACCCCGGAGCGGCTTTCCGAGCTGTACGGCTGCCGGGTGGAACTGGAGCTGCGCGGCGGACGCTACCAGATCTTCCAGGAATGACTGCGGTGAGCCTTTTCGAACTCTGGCAATTCCCATTTTTCCGCAACGCCCTGGCCGCCTCGGTCCTGTGCGGGGTGGGCTGCTCGGTGATCGGCGTGTTCATCGTGACCATGCGCATCCCGTTCATCGGCGTGGCCATGTCGCACGCAGCCATGGCGGGCGCGGTGTTCGGCCTTCTGGCCGGACTGCCCCCGGCGGGCTGCGGGTTCGCGCTGGCCCTGGCCGCCTCGTTCGCCGTGGGTCCGCTGACCGACCGGGTGCGGATGGACCCCAATATCTCGCTGGGCGTGATCTTCTCGCTGATGATGGGCCTGGCGTTCCTGGGGATCGGTCTGTCCCCCACTCCGCGCAACGACATGCTGGGCCTGATCTGGGGCAACATCCTCCTGCTCTCCGGCGAGGATATCCTGCGCCTGGCCGTGGTGACCGCGCTGGGGCTCGCCACTGTGTTCCTGTTCTACAAGGA
Above is a genomic segment from bacterium containing:
- a CDS encoding metal ABC transporter permease; translation: MSLFELWQFPFFRNALAASVLCGVGCSVIGVFIVTMRIPFIGVAMSHAAMAGAVFGLLAGLPPAGCGFALALAASFAVGPLTDRVRMDPNISLGVIFSLMMGLAFLGIGLSPTPRNDMLGLIWGNILLLSGEDILRLAVVTALGLATVFLFYKEFRAVMFSRQVAAASGLRERFTWYLLLVLCGATVTVNLDTVGGLMLFSMIVNPAAAAWQFTYRMSRLFLISALFGVLAAVAGMLLSSLFNLPSGACVVVASSALFGLSLLLSPKRRQAGHGAF